In Lolium rigidum isolate FL_2022 chromosome 7, APGP_CSIRO_Lrig_0.1, whole genome shotgun sequence, the DNA window TCCCTGATAGACTGCTTATCCAACCATCTGTCCTCCCAGAAGAGGGCTAGGATGTTTGGCTTACTTTTTGATAACTTGGTTCAGTAAGAAGTAGTTAATGTAGGGTCTCTGGCTTCTCACTGTAGTCCTAGCAGTCTGCATTTTTCTCTTGTTCGGCTAGGAACAGAAGTACAAGGTTAAGGATTACCTGCGATGTTGAGAATGTGTGGTCCTTTTGAACCAAAGGCTATGTTCCTGGTTTTCATTGAAACATAACCCAGCATTTGATTTTTCTACTTCCAATGAATTGGAATGTCAGCAGTATTTGATTCAGTCAATAAATAAGCAAGTTCGGTTAAGATCGATCCATAAAGAGCTTAAGACAGTGATAAAAGTGCAGGAAGTGCTTAAGATAGCTCAAGATTGGTGCTGATTGGCGATTTTTAGTGAGTCACAAGAAAAACTTATATTTGCTGAAATCAGCATGGTTATAGAATATGGGCTTTAGCTTTAAACTTTGACAGCCTCATTAGTATGGATATTTCTTGTTCAGTTCTTCGTTCTAAAAACCTATGCTTACAAGTCACTGGATGGTTGAAGCACTGACTTGCCGACTAGTTGCAAGGAGAAGAGGTGTCTTGCTCAGTGTTCGTTGGCAGTGCAAGCATGTGGCAAGGGTTCTATTTGCCTCCTCACACTAGTTATACCAAGATCTCTACTGTGGTGCCAAATATAAACTTGTTGACCATCAAAGTGACTCATAATATTACTACTTCCGACCATGGGAAAAGTGTTATTTTTACCCTTTTAAAGTTTTTGTCATGCAATTTGAACCATTAGTTTTATTAGGATATATTTGCGAAAGCTACAAAATATCAAGATTATGAACAGTAAAATATGTCTTGGATCCACTGAGCCATAGATCCATTCGCTATCGTCGTTGGATGCTTCAGTTGGGATTTGTGCCTGTTATAAACATGTCTTTACAATAAATTTATACAATTGCCATGTGGCCAACCAATTTTTGTTAAGATGTTCACAAAATTTGGCTGCACTTACCATGGTGACACTTTGTGTGAGCAGAGGGAGCATATCATACATTGTATAAATTGTTCATTTTTTCTCTTTGTTGACCCATAATGTGCAGCACGTGCAGCATGGGCCTTTGAATCAATCAGCTCGTGCAGGAATTGTTGAAAAGCCCATTCGTTCAGAGCAGTCTCATGGACAACATCCAAAGCAATATTTGAGAGAGGAGTCCTTCAGCTCATTCAGAGCTGACTCGAGGACACAAGCTAATGCAGTAGGTAGGCTACAAAATGAGTCTCATAGTCCTTTAGTCCACAGGGAGAAGTCACATACTGAAGCAGTCCAAAGAACTATCGCCATGCCTGGCAAGAAGAAATATAGATTTGTATTTGGTCCAAAATCTTGGCAAGAAGGAAATGTACAGGAAGAACATCTTAACCAGGTTGTCCGAGCATCACAGGCACAAGTAATACCTACAAAGTCTTCAGTTCATGCAAACCAGACAGGAGGAGGGTTTCCCCATGGCGTGATTTCAATGCACAACAAGCAGGCAACTGGACATGTAGCTTCTCCTAGTGCTATGGAGCATGAGCAGATAACTTCTCAGCATCCAGTTGTCCATGAGCAGCAAGCAGGTGAAATTCCTAGTGACATAGTTCAATCTAACCAGGTTGTCCGCGCATCACAGGCACAAGTAATACCCAAAATGTCTTCAGTTCATGCAAGCCAGACAGAAGGAGGGTTTCCCTATGACACGATTCCAATGCACAACAAGCAGGCAACTGAACATGTGGCTGCTCCTAGTGCTATGGAGCATGAGCAGATTACTTCTCAGCATCCAGTTGTCCATGAGCAGCAAGCAGGTGAAATTCCTAGTGACACAGTTGAGCCTAACCAGGTTGTCAGTGCATCACAGGCACAAGTAATACCCGCAAAGTCTTCAGTTGATGCAAACCAGAAAGGAGGGTTTCCCTATGACACGATTTCAATGCACAACAAGCAGGCAACTGAACATGTGGCTGCTCCTAGTGCTATGGAGCATGAGCAGATAACTTCTCGGCATCGAGTTGTCCATGAGCAGCAAGGAGGTGAAATTCTTAGTGACGCAGTTCAGGCAGAGCAGGAAAAGGTAGATTCTGCCTGCAAACAATCAATCAAAAATAAAACAAGCACAGAGAATACTAAAGGAAATCGTAGGAGGAAAAACAGAAATTTGATGAATGATCCAAATGAGTGGTCTCATCTTAGGCGCAGTAAGCGCCTATCGAAGGGGTCACCAGACTTTATTGATATTGAGCCTATCCAGAGGTTAGATGCTTCCCCACTTCAAAATCATTCAGAAGCTCCACAGATTGAGAGTACTATTGCTGATCCTGCTTCTAGCTCACCGACCCGATACCAATGTCCTCAAGCTGGCTGCATTGAGCTAGATAACATCGATGTAACTCCAGCACCCACTTTGAGTCATGGTGCGCTACAAGCTGAGCAGTCTCCACACTGCTACAGTCAAACTTACTCTCCAGAGACTAGGTGGGTGCTTCTTAATCCCAGCTCTAATTCATGGCATGAGCATGAGATTCCTCAAAAGAGCTTTAATGCGATTGACCAGCTTGATAAAAGTGATGATGAGGTATGTTTGAATCCATCTGAGAATCAAAATCATATAGATGGTCAACTGGCAGAAGCAGCTTGCAATGGCAAGAACTACTCAGAGCAGGTACAAGTCAAGCCTCCCAGCAAGAAGTTTGCAGATCATGGCAGGCAGATGAACTTGGCTGCTTCATGCAGCCGCCTTGCCGCCATGTTGCCAGTTCCAGCTGCCACTACGTCCACCATCTCCTCGCTTCCTTCACTTGAAAGTCAGTCTCTCTCTCCAACCTATTTGGTCATCTCTATTGAGTGCTGTGTATCGCTAACATGTGCCTCCCAATCTTGCAGAGCTACCACTTGAGTGCAGCAGTCCAACAATGCCGCAGCACCAACCACGAACCGCCATCTACTCCCAGGTCCCTCTCCTTGCCCCTTCTTTACTGAAGTCAGTTTTCAATGCAAGTTTGCAAGATCAGAAGTGTTACATGCTATCCAGTGTTCGTCTGACAGCAATGCATAGTGTCACGTGTGACCTTTATTCCACTTTTCAAATGTGTTCCTGCCAATGTCTTTTGCATTTGCCGTTTGAAATTGACACATCTGAAGAATTTCCGCTGCAGGTTTGTAAACTTGTGATGCTGGCTTGAAAACCTTTTTGTTGGTTAGGAAGCGTTGACATGAAATTCATCTGTAGTTTAGCTTTCCTCTGTTTTAGTGTTAATATTTTCATGCTAGATTAATTGCTTTGCAAATGGAATCTCTTCTATTGTCAATAGATTTTCTAGTTGAAAGACCCAAAGGATCTTACTTTTGCAAGAGGTGTTCTTCTTAATGGAAACTGAGAGTCGCGCTTTTTCGTGGAAATCTTCATGATTTCGATATTGTCTGACATCGGGCAATTTCAGGAGGCGCAATGTGATGATATGCAATCAGGATCTCTTAGCAAGTCATCCAAAAAGCGCAGAGGGCGTCCCCCTACTCTGCTAATGGAACCACGCATTGAAGCTGATAGGCCTGTGCTGACGCCCAATGGTACAGAGTAAGTATCTCCCCTGCTTTTATGCTTATCGATGGTCGACTGATGCATTCTAATTTTTCATCTGCGCGTTCTCTAACCTGCAGCTGGAGTGTACACCCACCAGGTCCTAAGGTAGTAACTACCCTCTCCCTTCTTATCAAGCAGAACTATCCTGGGACCTGTATTTCAGTGGATAGCGATGGAAGATCTTGTGAGGTAGTGGTTCACTATTGGCACCAATATCCTCCAGATGTGAGGGCTACCGTGTTGGCTGAATTCCTTGTGAGTAAACTTATCAGGGTATCTCAGACTATCTTTTGCTCACAGGGAGATTTGTAAATGATGATTGCCTGTGATTTTGAATACTGCAGAAACGCTACAAGTGGTCCCCTGGACAGGAAGAGGAGTGCGAAAAGATCTTTGAGCGCAAAGCAATTAGACAGTTAGTTAACCTCTTTTGCTATGAGAAGCAGAGGATTAGAGAGGAGTTGGCAGCAAATAGGTCCAAAAAATCTTCGACAGTTGGTAGGGCCAGTGGAGAAATGGCATTAGAAAAGGGAGATGGTACAGAGGTACGACTGGGAGATGAGTCTGTTGTGTTGTTGGAGCATGATGATCCGCGGAGTTGGAAACCATTTGTCCCTGACTGGCTGCAACCCATATGGTGGGAAATGTTGTGTGACCATTGGGCCAAAGATGAATTTATGAAGGTTTCTTACCAAAAGAGGAAGAACCGGAATGCAGGAAGCCACCCGTGTGATGCTGAAGGCTCACGAAGTACAATAACACGTCAACAGGTAAGAACTACAAAGGCAATTTTTGGTTTCTGACGTTTTCAGAATGTATTGATGATTCCGTTGTTCTGCTTGTCAGGATATGACATATCAGGATACTGAGGAGGCCAGTGATACTCCTCTAGGCCCCCATCCTGTGCAGGAGCAGGTGGGGAGCTCGAAGCGTGGGAGGCTCAGTGGTACTCCTGCTGTTAGCAAGGAGGCCCAGACTGATTTGTCGTCAAGATCCTCCCCAGATTGTTTGAACAAACAGGGACAACAGCCAAGATTCACGCGGGACCAGGTGCAGCAGATGATTAATCAAGCTCTACAAGGACTAAATGAGACCTGGGAGAAGAAGTTCCTGTCCTTGGAGCAAAACATGCACATCATGTCCTCATCACGTGTTGTTCCCGCCGTAAGCTTAAAACAGCTGACTGTTTCACTTATTCAACCAGGGGTTGACACATATGTTTGTCATTTCTGACACATCCATTTTCAGGGTGGTAAGAGACCAGTGGTGGCTGCTGCTGCAAGGGACAAGCAATGCCAGCTTGCACGACAGGTAATAACAAACTTTATTGGCCCCTCGTTATATTTGAAGAAAGTGGTTTCCAGCCGGTAAAGATCGAATCCAGGTGTGCTTTTTGTGCACACCTGGTTGGTTTAGTTCTCCTATTCGCTAGGAAGCTGTGGTTAAACCTGTTTTTGTTTATCGCTGGTGACTGTGGCATTATGTGTACATAAAAAAACGGTCCTCTGCTATCATGGTCTTGTTAGGTTGATTGGCGGTTGTTGACTTGTAGGTCTGTGTGTCCGGATAGCTAAACAAAGTGCAGAATTAGGCTATTTCCAATCCTTCACTGGCCATCGGCAGGCAACCTCTCTGAATTATATCGAAATTGGGCATTCCCACTCCATTAAGATTTCACATTGAGGCCTAATGATGTGCAACTTGGCCGACTGAGAAATACCAAATACTCCCTccaatagtgtctagatacatccaaattctaAGACATGTttcgacggagggagtatgatattTGCTTCATTTCTTGCCATTGACTTGTCACTTTGTCAGGCGCAATTACTGTTGGGATCTGCTCTTGTTCTGTGTTCAATCTTTTTACGCTGGGTTGATGCTAGAAACTTGAATTCTAGCTGCATGGCCTCCGATTCCAGGACTGGTGCATGCCATTGTTGCTGCTGAACTCAGCCCATGGCACCTTGTTGCCGGGGCAACAAACTGACACGGTTCACGTCTCTGATGCTTTGCAGGATACATTAGACTCCGTAGAGGGAGAGAAGGATGTGGATGCGAGAGACGAGGACGGCGAGAACCAGGGTGGGCACTGGAGGTGACACGACGTGAGAGCTTGCTGCGCTCATCTGCATGTAGCTCCAAGGTGTACATAATGTGCAATTTTGTTGACTCGGATTATGCGCCGCTGGTTTTACCCAATTTATGGCTATTTATCGAAGTAACGCGGAATCCTGTCCTCTGAATCAACTTCCCGTGGCATTTGTTGCAGAGCACGTCTCCGCTCAGTTTCCGGTTGGTGGTCGCGCGCGCAATCCTGTGTCGCCGGCCGCATGCAGGGCGTGGCCGCGCGCGTGCTGGGATTCTGGGAGGAGGAAGGAGTAGACGGAAAGCAGCCGTGTTTTTGTTTAGCGCGCGCGGAGCAGGCGTGCCCTTTGCTTTACCGCCGGCCGGCCATCACGCGGCGGAGGCTGTGGAGCGGAGGCAGCTGGGCTGCAGGGCGCCGCGCACGCCACCGGCGCGCGGCCACGCGCTGGCCCCCGTGGGGAAGGTGACGCTGCCACCGGCTGCCTGATTCGCTCTGCCTACCCTGTTTCCGTGCAGCTGGCCACGGCCCAGCTTgggtcgccggcggcgccgctgTTTGCTGCTGGCAGATATAATAATCTGCTAGCTGTAGTTGTTCGTTAGGCGTGGATTAATAAGAATTGATTCGTTCCTAGGTAGTAGCTGGCCTTCTTCTCATCATCCGATTGCTCCTGGGCTGCTTCGTGCTACATCTTTCTTAAATTGCCGATTGCAAGCGAGAATCTAATATATTATGAGAGAGTACTCACCTAAAATCTACCAATTCAAGCCGCTGAACTTCAAGCTCTCCATTGTGAAGACCTGATCTCGAACTCTCGACACTCGATCGATCGCACCGCGCAGGGGTGATTCGATTCTTCGCGTGCCATCGAAATCAAAACCAAACGTTGTGTAGCTTTACAAGGATGTTGAATCGATGCGATTCGGTCGGTGGCTTAGCTTACCTTAGCACGCTGATCTCATACAGTAGCACAGTCATGGAGAAGGGAAACCGGGCGTCGTCGGGTGCAGTATAAAAAGAGGGCTGTCGCCTGTCGGCGCACGCAAAAGGCGCGGTCAGGCAAAAGCGAATCGAGTCCGCGAGCCACCGGACAGCGCGCGCTCGCGCGGGAAAAGCATAGAAAAGAAAACCCGACCGGAGACGTCGACGCCGGCCGCCGCGATTAGAATAAGCGAGACCGGATAGCCGGATATCCACTTGCGATTGCGAGGTGTGCGCCACCGGCTGCGCGAGGCACACGCGTGTGGAACGAGGAATCCCCcgcccgccaccgccggcccCCGCATGAGGTCGCGTGCGTCCCTACCTGGCCGGCTCGGCGCGCTGACATGTGGACGCCGCACCGCCGTATCCGTGGGGGCAAGCTGCAAGCGGGACAGGAGGACGGAGCTGCGCGACGAGATCGAGTGCGCGCGGACGTGTGCGACGCGGGCGGTGGGCGGTGGGGCGAGATCT includes these proteins:
- the LOC124669424 gene encoding uncharacterized protein LOC124669424; its protein translation is MAAPPGILEVRCAGCGETLEVEHGLTEFACPGCGMAQSLPPELMPPRPRRALPLPGRVAPYAAPPAPVAPARVTCGGCGSVLSVPHGPGRFACPLCGAELVSSPLAAIPVVTTPAAVPISSTRLPNHRQHVQHGPLNQSARAGIVEKPIRSEQSHGQHPKQYLREESFSSFRADSRTQANAVGRLQNESHSPLVHREKSHTEAVQRTIAMPGKKKYRFVFGPKSWQEGNVQEEHLNQVVRASQAQVIPTKSSVHANQTGGGFPHGVISMHNKQATGHVASPSAMEHEQITSQHPVVHEQQAGEIPSDIVQSNQVVRASQAQVIPKMSSVHASQTEGGFPYDTIPMHNKQATEHVAAPSAMEHEQITSQHPVVHEQQAGEIPSDTVEPNQVVSASQAQVIPAKSSVDANQKGGFPYDTISMHNKQATEHVAAPSAMEHEQITSRHRVVHEQQGGEILSDAVQAEQEKVDSACKQSIKNKTSTENTKGNRRRKNRNLMNDPNEWSHLRRSKRLSKGSPDFIDIEPIQRLDASPLQNHSEAPQIESTIADPASSSPTRYQCPQAGCIELDNIDVTPAPTLSHGALQAEQSPHCYSQTYSPETRWVLLNPSSNSWHEHEIPQKSFNAIDQLDKSDDEVCLNPSENQNHIDGQLAEAACNGKNYSEQVQVKPPSKKFADHGRQMNLAASCSRLAAMLPVPAATTSTISSLPSLEKLPLECSSPTMPQHQPRTAIYSQEAQCDDMQSGSLSKSSKKRRGRPPTLLMEPRIEADRPVLTPNGTDWSVHPPGPKVVTTLSLLIKQNYPGTCISVDSDGRSCEVVVHYWHQYPPDVRATVLAEFLKRYKWSPGQEEECEKIFERKAIRQLVNLFCYEKQRIREELAANRSKKSSTVGRASGEMALEKGDGTEVRLGDESVVLLEHDDPRSWKPFVPDWLQPIWWEMLCDHWAKDEFMKVSYQKRKNRNAGSHPCDAEGSRSTITRQQDMTYQDTEEASDTPLGPHPVQEQVGSSKRGRLSGTPAVSKEAQTDLSSRSSPDCLNKQGQQPRFTRDQVQQMINQALQGLNETWEKKFLSLEQNMHIMSSSRVVPAGGKRPVVAAAARDKQCQLARQDTLDSVEGEKDVDARDEDGENQGGHWR